A region from the Sphaerodactylus townsendi isolate TG3544 linkage group LG01, MPM_Stown_v2.3, whole genome shotgun sequence genome encodes:
- the LG01H19orf25 gene encoding UPF0449 protein C19orf25 homolog: MTSKAKKRVVLPTRPEPPNTEQILEDVQRAQPNDPVFVLLVEPSEDLPAPVRARPEAKRERLYRLTQSYVEMNHRLQKACSLLKEKCEELKLAGASLEQGILEMKQRDAWQTLAIQIGDTRRGGSEVPLICRIA; this comes from the exons ATGACCTCCAAGGCTAAGAAGCGAGTGGTTCTGCCCACACGGCCTGAACCCCCCAACACCGAACAGATCCTGGAGGATGTCCAGCGAGCCCAGCCCAACGATCCAGTCTTTGTCCTCCTGGTAGAACCCAGTGAAG ACTTGCCTGCTCCAGTCAGAGCGAGACCGGAGGCCAAGAGGGAGCGCCTCTATCGGCTGACCCAGTCCTACGTGGAGATGAACCACCGCTTGCAGAAAGCCTGCAGCCTGCTCAAGGAGAAATGCGAGGAGCTGAAACTGGCGGGCGCGAGCCTGGAGCAGGGCATCCTGGAGATGAAGCAGAGGGACGCTTGGCAGACCCTGGCCATTCAGATTGGGGATACAAGGCGAGGCGGTTCAGAGGTGCCTCTCATCTGTCGTATTGCTTGA